The genomic segment TGTGGAATCGTCGGATACGTGGGCCCTCGCCAGAGCCAGGCCGTTCTGATCTCCGGGCTCTCCCGGCTCGAGTACCGCGGCTACGACTCCGCCGGGATCGCCGTCATCGACGCTGACGGGGGCCTCGGCATGCGCAAGCGCGCCGGCAAGCTGAAGGTGCTGCGCGACGACCTCGCCGCCCACCCGCTCGCCGACGGCACGACCGGCATCGGCCACACCCGCTGGGCCACCCACGGCGGGCCGACCGACGGCAACGCCCACCCGCACCTCGCCGACGACGACAAGCTCGCCGTCATCCACAACGGCATCATCGAGAACTTCGCCGAGCTCAAGGACGAGCTGCTCGCGGAGGGCTTCACCTTCCGCAGCGAGACCGACACCGAGGTCGCCGCGGTGCTGCTCGGTCGCGAGTACCGCCGCACCGGCGACCTCGTCACCGCGTTCCGCGCCGTCGTCTCGCGCCTGGAGGGCGCCTTCACGCTGCTGGCCATGCACAAGGACCAGCCGGGCCTGGTCGTCGGCGCGCGCCGAAACTCACCGCTGGTCATCGGCCTCGGCGAGGGCGAGAACTTCCTCGGCTCCGACGTCGCCGCGTTCGTCGAGCACACCCGCAACGCGCTCGCGATCGGCCAAGACCAGATCGTCGCCATCACACCCGACGGCGTCGAGGTCACCGACTTCGCGGGCGGTGCGGTCGAGGTCGAGCCGTTCGAGGTGACGTGGGATGCCGCGGCCGCCGAGAAGGGCGGCTGGTCGTCGTTCATGGCCAAGGAGGTCTCGGAGGAGCCGGAGGCCGTCGCCAACACGCTGCGCGGCCGCATCCGCGACGGTCAGGTCGTGATCCCCGAGCTGCACGGGCTGGACGAGCTCTTCCGAGGCATCTCGCGCATCATCGTGATCGCGTGCGGCACCGCCGCGTACGCCGGCCAGGTCGGCAAGTACGCCATCGAGCAGTGGACGCGGATCCCCGTCGACGTCGAGCTCGCCCACGAGTTCCGCTACCGCGACCCGGTGATCGGGGCCGACACGCTCGTCGTCTCGATCAGCCAGTCGGGCGAGACCATGGACACGCTGATGGCCGTCAAGTACGCCCGCGAGCGCGGCGCGAAGACGCTGTCGATCTGCAACACGCAGGGCGCGACAATCCCGCGCGAGTCCGACGCGATCGTCTACACGCACGCAGGGCCTGAGGTGGCCGTCGCCTCGACGAAGGCGTTCGTCGCTCAGATCACCGCGCTGTATCTCATGGGCCTGCACATCGGCCGCATCCGCGGCGCCGTCTCGGCCGAGGCCGCCGCGGACCACGTGCGCGAGCTCGAGGAGATCCCGGCGAAGATCGCGCAGATCCTCGAGCGCGAACAGCCCCGCATCGAGCAGTTCGCGCACTGGATGGCCGACACCCGTTCGGTGCTGTTCCTCGGCCGCCATGTCGGCTACCCGATCGCCCTCGAGGGTGCGCTCAAGCTCAAGGAACTGGCGTACATCCACGCCGAGGGCTTCGCCGCCGGCGAGCTCAAGCACGGCCCCATCGCGCTCATCGAACCCGGCCAGCCGGTGTTCGTCATCGTCCCGTCGCCGCGCGAGTCGGCCGAGATGCACAAGAAGGTCGTCTCGTCGATCGAGGAGATCCGCGCCCGCGGCGCCCGCGTCATCGCGATCGCCGAAGAGGGCGACGTCGCCGTGCTGCCCAAGGCCGACGAGGTGCTGCGCATCCCGCTCGCCGGACCCTTCTTCGAGCCGCTCCTCGCCGTCGTGCCGCTGCACATCTTTGCGATGGGCCTCGCCACGGCGAAGGGCCTCGACGTCGACCAGCCCCGCAACCTGGCGAAGTCCGTCACGGTCGAGTAGCGGCATCCGCTTCTCTTGTTCTCCTGATCTCCCGCCTTCTCCTGCTCTCCTGCTTTCTCTGCCCGAACCACCTCTTCTCACCGAAACCACCCACGCCGGACGTCGAATCGTGGGTGGTCTCGGCGAGAAGGGGTGGTTTCGGCGGCACGGGTCTCTCGGGAGTGCGGGGTGTGCGGGGCGGCGCGATAAAGTGACGGATGCCGCGGCAGCGGCGTGGCAGGAGGCCCCGTGATCGTCGGAATCGGCGTCGACCTCGTCGACATCCCGCGGTTCGAGCGGACGATCGAGCGCACCCCGCGCCTGCTCGAGCGCCTCTTCTCCGACGCCGAGCGGCAGCTCAAGCCCCACTCCCTCGCGGCGCGCTACGCCGCGAAGGAGGCGCTCATCAAGGCGCTCGGCGGGTCGGACGGCGTGCACTGGACCGAGATCGAGATCGCGTCCGAGGCATCCGGTCGCCCGGTCTTCTCGCTGTGCGGGTCGACGGCCGCCGTCGTCGCGGAGCGCGGCATCACGGCGGTGCACCTGTCGCTCTCGCACGACGCCGGTCTCGCGGCGGCGTACGTCGTCGCGGAGGCCGCTGCGGTCGGTGCCGCTGGCGGCGGGGGCGCCTCTGGCGCGGCGGGCGCTCTTGGCGCTGCCGGCGGCGCGAGCTCGCCGAAACAGGGCGTTCCGGCCGAGACCGGGGACGCTGCCCCCGGTTTCGGCGCGAACACCCTGTCTCGCGGTGATGTCGGGGTGGCTGCCGACGCCGAGCCTCACCTCGGGGCCGGCTCGCCGAAACAGGGGACTCCGGCCGAGACCGGGGACGCGGCCTCCGGTTTCGGCGCGAACACCCTGTCTCGCGGTAACCCGAACCCCCGCCCCGCCCCCGTCCCCGCCCCCGAGCCCGGGCCGAGCTCGCCGAAACAGGGCGTTCCGGCCGAGACCGGGGACGCTGCCCCCGGTTTCGGCGCGAGCACCCTGTCTCGCGGTGATGTCGGGGTGGCTGCCGACGCGGGGCCCGGGCCGAGCTCGCCGAACCAGGGGGTTCCGGCCGAGACCGAGGACGCTGCCCCCGGTTTCGGCGCGAACACCCTGTCTCGCGGTAACGCCGACCCCGCCCCCGACCCTGCCGCCGCCCCCGCCCCCAACCCCGCTCCCGGCCGCAGCCGCAGCGCCGACCCCGCCCCGCCCCCCGGCCCCGCCTCGCCCGGCGCAACCGGCCAGGACGGAGCGGGCGCATGAGCCGCCTTCCCGCAGGCGCCCTGCGCGAGGTCGTCATCGACGTCGGGGCGATCGAGGACAATGTGCGCCACTTCCGCCGGCTCACCGGGTCGGAGGTCATCGCAGTGGTCAAGGCCGACGGGTACGGGCACGGGGCCGTGCGTTCGGCGAACGCCGCGCTGGCGGGCGGCGCCACTCGGCTCGGGGTCGCCGACATCACCGAGGCGCTGGCGCTGCGCCGCGCGGGCATCGACGCGCCCATCGTCGCGTGGCTCCACGCGCCCGACGCGGACTTCGCCCAGGCGGCCGCGCTCGGCATCGAGCTCGGCATCTCGAACCTCGACCAGCTGCAGAAGGCCGCGGCCGCGGCATCCGGCGATCGTCCGGTCGGGGTGCACCTCAAGCTCGAGACCGGCCTTTCGCGCAACGGCGTCGCCCCGGAGGACTACCGCGTCGTGTTCGCGGAGTCGGCGCGGCTCGAGCGGATCGGCCGCATCCGCGTGGTCGCCCTGTTCAGCCACCTCTCGAACGCGTCCGCTGACGACGACCGCGCGGCGCTGCGGGCCTTCGAGGACGCCGTCGGAGTGGCCGCTTCGCTCGGGCTCGCGCCCCCGCTGCGGCACCTCGCGGCGACGCACGCGGCGATCGACCTGCCGGCGTCGCGGATGGGATGTGTGCGCATCGGCCTCGGGCTTTACGGACTGTCGCCCTTCGACGACCGCACGTCGGCGGACCTCGGTCTCCGCCCCGCGATGACCCTGCGCGGGACGGTGGCTGCCGTGCGGCGCGTGCCCGCGGGCAAGGGCGTCTCGTACGGCTACGACTACCGCACCGACCGCGAGACAACGCTCGCCCTCGTGCCGCTCGGGTACGCCGACGGCGTGCCGCGGCAGGCGTCCGGCACCGGCCCGGTCGTGATCGGCGGGCGGCGGTTCCGCGTGGCCGGCCGCGTCGCCATGGACCAGTTCGTGGTCGACGTCGGCGACCACCCCGTGTCCGTAGGCGCCGAGGCGGTGCTCTTCGGGGATCCGACGCTGGGAGCGC from the Microbacterium atlanticum genome contains:
- the glmS gene encoding glutamine--fructose-6-phosphate transaminase (isomerizing); its protein translation is MCGIVGYVGPRQSQAVLISGLSRLEYRGYDSAGIAVIDADGGLGMRKRAGKLKVLRDDLAAHPLADGTTGIGHTRWATHGGPTDGNAHPHLADDDKLAVIHNGIIENFAELKDELLAEGFTFRSETDTEVAAVLLGREYRRTGDLVTAFRAVVSRLEGAFTLLAMHKDQPGLVVGARRNSPLVIGLGEGENFLGSDVAAFVEHTRNALAIGQDQIVAITPDGVEVTDFAGGAVEVEPFEVTWDAAAAEKGGWSSFMAKEVSEEPEAVANTLRGRIRDGQVVIPELHGLDELFRGISRIIVIACGTAAYAGQVGKYAIEQWTRIPVDVELAHEFRYRDPVIGADTLVVSISQSGETMDTLMAVKYARERGAKTLSICNTQGATIPRESDAIVYTHAGPEVAVASTKAFVAQITALYLMGLHIGRIRGAVSAEAAADHVRELEEIPAKIAQILEREQPRIEQFAHWMADTRSVLFLGRHVGYPIALEGALKLKELAYIHAEGFAAGELKHGPIALIEPGQPVFVIVPSPRESAEMHKKVVSSIEEIRARGARVIAIAEEGDVAVLPKADEVLRIPLAGPFFEPLLAVVPLHIFAMGLATAKGLDVDQPRNLAKSVTVE
- the alr gene encoding alanine racemase; translation: MSRLPAGALREVVIDVGAIEDNVRHFRRLTGSEVIAVVKADGYGHGAVRSANAALAGGATRLGVADITEALALRRAGIDAPIVAWLHAPDADFAQAAALGIELGISNLDQLQKAAAAASGDRPVGVHLKLETGLSRNGVAPEDYRVVFAESARLERIGRIRVVALFSHLSNASADDDRAALRAFEDAVGVAASLGLAPPLRHLAATHAAIDLPASRMGCVRIGLGLYGLSPFDDRTSADLGLRPAMTLRGTVAAVRRVPAGKGVSYGYDYRTDRETTLALVPLGYADGVPRQASGTGPVVIGGRRFRVAGRVAMDQFVVDVGDHPVSVGAEAVLFGDPTLGAPSAAEWADAAGTINYEIVTRVGPRVPRRQVSE